The proteins below are encoded in one region of Chloroflexota bacterium:
- a CDS encoding GNAT family N-acetyltransferase, which yields MFQPGLDGITFTSHGHKLLGGFYRAAGDSPSEIPEAERRGRPTAILLHGVPGVEKNLDLAYALRDAGWNCLTFHYRGCWGSGGDYSLHNLVDDVRAATDWVLKQPCVDGDRLALVGSSIGGYTTLAAGAADSRFVALVPLCPLIDPNTAPLTLDIFDAFASMLNNITGPQLQQQWMTLPPITGLAAQLAGKRIFLVTGDQDELFSPEHYQPLLAALPNIIQHRIPEADHSFTNHRQQLVTTVIDWLTFSFSPLSSLSSSFSLRHPTESDHPRVLAILSDWWGGRDLSHLLPRLYFQHFNDTSFIVEKDGELAAFLIGFISQSESGVAYIHFVGVHPEHRKSGLGRQLYERFFELARARGAKEVHCITGPVNSGSIAFHTKMGFIPSQPIPDYDGPGDDRVAFKKTIDG from the coding sequence ATGTTCCAACCCGGCCTCGACGGCATCACCTTCACCTCACACGGCCACAAATTGCTTGGCGGCTTCTATCGCGCCGCCGGCGACTCGCCGTCGGAGATCCCCGAAGCGGAGCGCAGGGGGCGTCCAACCGCCATCCTTCTTCACGGCGTGCCCGGCGTCGAGAAGAATCTTGATCTCGCTTACGCCTTGCGCGATGCAGGCTGGAACTGCCTCACCTTTCACTATCGCGGCTGTTGGGGATCGGGCGGCGACTACTCGCTCCACAATCTGGTGGACGATGTGCGCGCCGCGACAGATTGGGTGCTCAAGCAACCTTGTGTGGACGGCGACCGTCTGGCGCTCGTGGGAAGCAGTATCGGCGGCTACACCACGCTGGCCGCCGGGGCAGCCGACTCTCGCTTTGTGGCTCTGGTTCCGCTATGCCCCCTCATTGACCCCAACACTGCCCCGCTGACGTTAGACATCTTCGACGCCTTTGCTTCCATGCTCAATAACATCACCGGCCCCCAACTGCAACAACAGTGGATGACGCTTCCGCCCATCACCGGCCTGGCGGCTCAACTCGCCGGCAAACGCATCTTCCTCGTCACCGGCGATCAGGACGAACTCTTCTCGCCCGAACACTATCAACCATTGTTAGCCGCCCTGCCCAACATCATCCAACATCGCATTCCCGAAGCCGACCACTCTTTCACCAACCACCGCCAGCAACTCGTTACTACTGTCATTGACTGGCTCACTTTCTCTTTCTCCCCTCTCTCCTCTCTCTCTTCTTCTTTTTCATTGAGACACCCGACCGAAAGCGATCACCCTCGCGTCCTCGCCATCCTCTCCGACTGGTGGGGCGGGCGCGACCTCTCGCACCTCTTGCCGCGCCTGTACTTCCAGCACTTCAACGACACCAGCTTCATCGTCGAAAAAGATGGCGAACTTGCCGCCTTCCTCATCGGTTTCATTTCGCAATCCGAGTCGGGCGTGGCATATATTCATTTCGTCGGCGTGCACCCGGAACATCGAAAGAGCGGGCTGGGCCGCCAACTCTACGAACGCTTCTTCGAGTTGGCCCGCGCCCGAGGCGCGAAAGAAGTGCACTGCATCACCGGGCCGGTAAACAGCGGCTCGATTGCCTTTCACACAAAAATGGGCTTCATCCCTTCCCAGCCGATCCCGGATTATGATGGGCCGGGGGATGATCGGGTGGCGTTCAAAAAGACGATAGACGGATGA
- a CDS encoding peptide ABC transporter substrate-binding protein: MKSNRLFLLTSAFVILAMALAACGGPAATTEAPQPTAAPPTAVPPTAAPVATEVPTEAPPAFEGLTKAADDCSYGGEFKSIEAVDQFTVKMTLCFPDPAFPSKMAFGVFAIQDKDYLDANGGDSAKMSESPNGTGPYMVKDWVHGDHITLEANPNYWGTPPKTQTVIFRWSPEAAQRLLELQSGTVDGIDNPAPDDFATIEADSNLKLIPRPALNIFYIGLNNAIPPFDNEKVRQAVAMAIDKKRIVENYYPAGSSVAEQFAPEALLPGFSTEGDGAKWYDYDPAAAKALLAEAGFPNGFEATISYRDVVRGYLPLPGQVAQEIQAELAEIGVTLKINVMESGAYLQSVAAGEQSIFMLGWGADYPDATNFYDFHFTGASKNFGAPYEDLVAEIRTAASLSDPAERQQHYDLVNALVKQHVPMIPVANGGSGVAFKTTVEGSHTSPIGNEYFAAMGTGSDQLVWMQNAEPVQLWCADETDGETLRACLQVYDALLAFKLGGVEVVGGLADKWEANADLTEWTFHLRQGVKFHNGADLDANDVVATFVAQWDAKDPNHKGNSGVFEYFNGFFAKQLNAPPPSGN, translated from the coding sequence ATGAAAAGCAACAGATTGTTTCTTTTGACGAGCGCGTTTGTCATTTTGGCAATGGCGCTCGCGGCCTGTGGCGGCCCGGCGGCCACGACCGAGGCTCCGCAACCTACTGCCGCCCCGCCCACCGCCGTGCCGCCTACCGCCGCCCCGGTGGCTACGGAAGTTCCAACCGAGGCGCCTCCCGCTTTTGAGGGGCTGACGAAGGCCGCCGATGACTGCAGTTACGGCGGCGAGTTCAAGTCTATTGAAGCAGTGGATCAATTCACAGTCAAGATGACGCTGTGCTTCCCCGATCCCGCCTTCCCCTCAAAGATGGCTTTCGGCGTCTTTGCTATTCAAGACAAGGATTACCTGGACGCCAATGGCGGCGATTCGGCCAAGATGAGTGAGTCGCCTAATGGCACCGGCCCGTACATGGTCAAAGATTGGGTGCATGGCGATCACATCACCCTTGAGGCGAATCCCAACTACTGGGGCACGCCGCCCAAGACCCAGACGGTGATCTTCCGCTGGTCGCCTGAGGCCGCGCAACGATTGCTCGAACTGCAATCGGGCACAGTGGACGGGATAGACAACCCGGCTCCCGATGATTTTGCCACTATCGAAGCCGACTCCAACCTCAAACTCATTCCGCGCCCGGCTTTGAATATCTTTTACATCGGCTTGAACAATGCCATACCGCCCTTTGACAATGAGAAGGTCCGCCAGGCGGTGGCCATGGCCATTGACAAGAAGCGCATTGTAGAGAACTACTACCCGGCTGGCTCATCGGTAGCCGAGCAGTTCGCCCCAGAGGCCTTGCTACCCGGTTTCAGCACCGAAGGCGATGGCGCCAAGTGGTATGACTATGACCCGGCTGCCGCCAAGGCCTTATTGGCCGAAGCGGGCTTCCCGAATGGCTTCGAGGCCACCATCAGCTATCGCGATGTGGTGCGCGGTTATCTGCCGCTGCCCGGCCAGGTTGCTCAGGAAATTCAGGCTGAGTTGGCTGAGATTGGCGTCACGCTCAAAATTAATGTGATGGAGTCTGGCGCCTACTTGCAATCAGTAGCCGCCGGCGAGCAAAGCATCTTCATGCTCGGCTGGGGCGCCGACTACCCGGATGCCACCAATTTCTACGACTTCCACTTCACGGGCGCTTCCAAGAACTTTGGCGCGCCCTATGAGGATCTGGTCGCAGAAATTCGCACTGCCGCCTCTCTCTCTGATCCGGCGGAACGCCAGCAACATTACGACCTGGTAAACGCCCTGGTCAAGCAACACGTGCCCATGATCCCGGTTGCGAACGGCGGCTCAGGAGTGGCCTTCAAAACCACCGTCGAAGGCTCGCATACCAGCCCGATCGGTAACGAATACTTCGCCGCTATGGGCACCGGCTCCGACCAACTGGTGTGGATGCAAAACGCCGAACCCGTGCAACTGTGGTGCGCCGACGAGACCGACGGCGAGACCCTGCGGGCCTGCCTGCAAGTCTACGATGCCCTGCTGGCGTTTAAGTTGGGCGGCGTGGAAGTTGTAGGGGGCCTGGCCGACAAGTGGGAAGCCAACGCTGACCTGACCGAGTGGACTTTCCACCTGCGCCAGGGCGTCAAGTTCCACAACGGCGCTGATCTGGATGCCAACGACGTGGTGGCCACTTTCGTCGCCCAATGGGATGCGAAAGACCCCAACCACAAAGGCAACAGCGGCGTCTTTGAATACTTCAACGGCTTCTTCGCCAAGCAACTCAACGCGCCGCCGCCTTCCGGCAACTAA
- a CDS encoding ABC transporter permease has protein sequence MTQFFLRRLLLLLPVLAGILFTTFAIARLIPGDPCYVALGERATEEQCNAYRERLGLNDNIGVQFTRYLGNVVRGDFGVSLKTSRPVSDVIVERLPMTLELTIGAMLFSTTFGILLGIISAVRRNSVLDVVTMIGANIGVSMPVFWLGLMLAYLFALTLKGTPLWIPPSGRLTSGLSIPPLTETFQLDGLAGFPLAAVTFASNMYTLNALLTGNVKVWTDAAWHLILPSVAVGTIPLSIIARMTRSSLLEVLNQDYIRTARAKGLMQRTVIFRHALRNAMLPIVTIVGLQVGGLLSGAVLTETIFGLPGIGTWLITSILARDYSVVQAATVVIAIIYVMVNMLVDASYAFLDPRIRLQ, from the coding sequence ATGACTCAATTCTTTCTCCGCCGCCTGCTCTTGTTGTTGCCTGTGCTGGCAGGAATTTTATTCACCACGTTTGCCATTGCTCGCCTGATCCCCGGCGACCCGTGCTACGTTGCTCTGGGGGAACGCGCCACCGAAGAGCAATGCAATGCCTACCGCGAACGACTGGGTCTTAACGACAACATCGGCGTGCAGTTCACCCGCTACCTGGGCAACGTGGTGCGCGGCGATTTTGGCGTCTCCCTGAAAACCAGCCGCCCTGTTTCTGACGTGATTGTCGAGCGCTTGCCGATGACACTGGAGCTTACCATTGGCGCAATGTTGTTCTCGACCACGTTTGGAATCCTGCTGGGCATTATCTCCGCCGTGCGGCGCAACTCGGTCCTGGACGTGGTCACAATGATCGGCGCCAACATCGGAGTCTCCATGCCCGTCTTCTGGCTGGGGTTGATGCTGGCTTATCTGTTCGCCCTCACCCTCAAAGGCACACCGCTGTGGATTCCGCCGTCGGGCCGCCTGACCTCCGGCCTGAGCATCCCGCCTCTCACCGAGACGTTTCAACTCGACGGGTTGGCCGGATTCCCGTTGGCCGCCGTCACCTTCGCCTCCAACATGTACACTCTCAACGCCCTGCTCACCGGCAATGTCAAAGTGTGGACAGATGCCGCCTGGCACCTCATTCTGCCTTCGGTGGCGGTGGGGACGATCCCGCTTTCGATCATCGCCCGCATGACGCGCTCCAGCCTGCTGGAAGTATTGAACCAGGATTACATTCGCACTGCGCGGGCCAAAGGGCTGATGCAGAGAACCGTGATCTTCCGGCACGCGCTCCGCAACGCCATGTTGCCCATCGTCACCATCGTCGGCCTGCAGGTGGGCGGGCTGTTGAGCGGCGCGGTGCTCACCGAGACAATCTTCGGCCTGCCCGGGATCGGCACCTGGTTGATCACCTCGATCCTGGCCCGCGACTACTCGGTGGTGCAGGCGGCCACAGTGGTCATTGCCATTATCTACGTCATGGTCAACATGCTGGTAGATGCTTCGTACGCTTTTCTCGACCCGCGCATCCGTCTGCAATAG
- a CDS encoding CoA-transferase subunit beta, producing the protein MNYSSSELMTINAARLLRDGDVVFVGVGLPNLACNLARRTHAPNLTMIYEAGVVGAQPERLPLSIGDPALVSGAAAVCSMYEIFAFYLQRGLIDVGFLGGAQIDRYGNVNATVIGDYAKPKVRLPGSGGSAEIAAWANRTYLITPHQKRRFPEKCDFVTGAGFLGGGVARKASGVRGGGPQAVVTDIGLLEPDESGEMILTALHPGRTVEEARANTGWVLRSAASPGETEAVSPTELALLRELDPLGIYLKGGG; encoded by the coding sequence ATGAATTACTCCTCCTCCGAACTCATGACTATCAACGCCGCCCGCCTTTTGCGCGACGGCGACGTGGTGTTTGTGGGCGTGGGCCTGCCCAACCTGGCCTGCAACCTGGCCCGCCGGACTCATGCGCCCAACCTGACGATGATCTACGAAGCGGGCGTGGTGGGCGCGCAACCGGAACGCCTGCCGCTCTCGATTGGCGACCCAGCCCTGGTCTCCGGGGCCGCCGCCGTGTGCTCGATGTACGAAATCTTCGCCTTCTACCTTCAACGCGGGCTGATTGACGTGGGCTTCCTCGGCGGGGCACAGATTGATCGCTACGGCAACGTGAACGCCACCGTCATCGGCGATTACGCCAAACCCAAAGTGCGCCTGCCCGGTTCGGGCGGCAGCGCCGAGATTGCGGCCTGGGCCAACCGCACTTATCTCATCACGCCCCATCAAAAGCGCCGCTTCCCTGAGAAATGTGATTTTGTGACCGGGGCCGGCTTCCTGGGCGGCGGCGTGGCACGCAAGGCTTCAGGCGTGCGCGGCGGCGGCCCGCAGGCCGTTGTCACCGACATTGGCCTCTTGGAGCCGGATGAGTCGGGCGAGATGATTCTGACGGCGCTTCATCCGGGGCGAACGGTTGAGGAAGCGCGGGCGAACACGGGCTGGGTGCTAAGGTCAGCCGCCTCGCCTGGGGAAACAGAGGCGGTTTCCCCGACGGAGCTGGCTCTGTTGCGTGAGCTTGATCCGCTGGGCATCTATCTCAAGGGCGGCGGGTGA
- a CDS encoding alpha/beta hydrolase — protein MIPFVDFGGAGPLLHFAHANGYPPQAYKQLIETLTPRYHICSMPFRPLWPDNTINGFRDWNTFVEDLIRFFDERGHKDLIGVGHSLGAVVTLTASLRRPDLFRALVLIDPVIFHRRFQYAWRISQKLGLARRAHPLIAPTLRRRRVFESAEIMYQRYRRAPIFSRVSDAGLRAYVDSIAKPRLDGHVELAYTPEWEVKIYETAHFDMWEEMKSLRAPLLVIRGADSDTFFPQALRRVMKHAPHTVAHEVQGAGHLVPLERPDEVGAVIKEFLSKVR, from the coding sequence ATGATCCCTTTTGTTGACTTCGGCGGCGCTGGCCCGCTTCTGCATTTTGCTCATGCCAACGGCTACCCGCCTCAGGCTTACAAACAACTGATCGAGACACTCACACCGCGTTACCACATCTGCTCAATGCCGTTTCGCCCGTTGTGGCCGGATAATACGATCAATGGCTTTCGCGACTGGAACACTTTTGTCGAAGACCTGATCCGCTTCTTCGACGAGCGCGGCCACAAAGACCTGATCGGCGTGGGGCACTCGCTGGGGGCAGTGGTCACGCTGACGGCTTCCCTGCGCCGCCCCGATCTTTTTCGGGCGCTGGTGTTGATCGATCCGGTGATCTTCCATCGCCGCTTTCAATATGCCTGGCGCATCTCGCAAAAGCTGGGGTTGGCGCGGCGGGCGCATCCGCTCATTGCGCCAACTTTGCGGCGGCGGCGCGTGTTTGAAAGCGCCGAGATCATGTACCAGCGTTATCGCCGCGCGCCTATCTTTAGTCGCGTCAGCGACGCTGGCTTGCGCGCTTACGTGGACTCGATAGCCAAGCCCCGGCTCGACGGCCACGTGGAGTTGGCCTACACGCCGGAGTGGGAAGTGAAAATTTACGAGACGGCCCACTTCGATATGTGGGAAGAAATGAAGAGCCTGCGCGCGCCACTCCTGGTGATTCGCGGCGCTGACTCCGACACGTTTTTTCCGCAGGCGCTACGCCGGGTGATGAAGCACGCGCCTCACACCGTCGCCCACGAAGTTCAGGGCGCGGGCCATCTGGTTCCGCTGGAGAGACCGGATGAAGTGGGCGCAGTGATCAAAGAGTTTCTGTCGAAAGTCCGGTAA
- a CDS encoding CoA transferase subunit A has translation MPKLTSLSQAIAAHVHDGDTVYAAGFTHLIPFAAGHEIIRQGKKNLILARATPDIIYEQMVAAGCARKLIFSYSGNPGVGSLRIIRAEMEAGRLEYEEYSHFAMITRLTAGASGLPFLPMKSVGTDDLVKANSQYRTVIDPYGSGSLNTVPALNPDVAIIHAQRASAGGEAQIWGIIGEQKEAAFAAKRVIVTAEEIVDEAVIRADPNRTIIPGLIVSAVCHAPFCAHPSYAQGYYDRDNPFYLEWDKVSSDPESVKRWLDEWVFGVKDRDEYWAKLGAEAHERLKVKPKMSGQVNYGDF, from the coding sequence ATGCCTAAACTCACTTCCCTCTCTCAAGCCATCGCCGCCCACGTTCACGACGGCGATACCGTGTACGCCGCCGGGTTCACCCACCTCATCCCGTTTGCCGCCGGGCACGAAATCATCCGTCAGGGCAAAAAGAATCTCATATTAGCCCGCGCCACGCCGGACATCATCTACGAGCAAATGGTGGCCGCCGGTTGCGCCCGCAAGCTCATCTTTTCGTATTCCGGCAACCCCGGCGTCGGCTCACTGCGAATCATTCGCGCTGAGATGGAAGCGGGGCGGCTGGAGTACGAAGAGTATTCGCACTTTGCTATGATCACCCGCCTCACCGCCGGGGCCAGCGGCCTGCCGTTTCTGCCAATGAAGTCGGTGGGAACCGATGATCTGGTGAAGGCCAATTCGCAGTATCGAACGGTGATCGATCCCTACGGTAGCGGCTCACTGAACACCGTGCCGGCCCTCAACCCGGATGTAGCCATCATCCACGCTCAACGCGCCAGCGCCGGGGGCGAGGCCCAAATCTGGGGCATCATCGGCGAACAAAAAGAGGCGGCCTTTGCCGCGAAGCGCGTCATCGTCACTGCCGAAGAAATTGTGGACGAGGCCGTGATCCGCGCTGACCCGAATCGCACCATCATCCCCGGTCTCATCGTCAGCGCCGTGTGCCACGCGCCCTTCTGCGCCCACCCGTCTTACGCGCAGGGCTACTACGACCGCGACAATCCGTTTTATCTGGAGTGGGACAAGGTCTCGTCCGATCCAGAATCCGTCAAACGCTGGCTCGACGAGTGGGTGTTCGGCGTGAAAGACCGGGACGAATACTGGGCCAAGCTGGGGGCCGAGGCTCACGAACGATTGAAGGTGAAGCCGAAGATGAGCGGGCAAGTGAACTATGGAGATTTTTGA